In a single window of the Bradyrhizobium erythrophlei genome:
- a CDS encoding patatin-like phospholipase family protein — protein MEISGNVDNLPAVTPLRTTFRYLGQFAVVWLILRSIRPVACALKSGHEQQVNDFRRLVRRLARLAFIGFTVFLTAGCATISPRNVLPEASASQVELEGYHNIRFWGDAPAREIEAIVMADMPKSGTRSPLASERQPAVSNLLAISGGAEDGAFGAGVLVGWSDAGTRPVFDLVTGVSSGALIAPFAFLGRDHDSQLREIFTKYGRKDIFTYNVSGLLEGSSLTDDAPLARLIAKYVDDSFLQEIARERLKGRILLIGTTNLDTQRPVLWDMGRIAMSNNRDAITLFRKILLASATLPGVFPPVRIQVRVGGQDYDELHVDGGVTRQVFIAPSLSPFVSRDQKPGRPARKSRLYVIRNGKIDPEWQSVNENVLSITQRSISTLIKNQGIGDLYRIYSVTKREGIDFNLASIPSDFTDTSKEPFDQRYMISLFDRGYDLASHNYSWAKAPPGMDLATQAHN, from the coding sequence ACGAACAGCAAGTCAATGACTTTCGCCGGCTGGTGCGGCGCCTGGCTCGGCTTGCTTTTATCGGTTTCACTGTCTTTTTGACAGCTGGCTGCGCGACGATCTCCCCGCGCAATGTTCTGCCGGAGGCAAGTGCGAGCCAGGTCGAACTCGAAGGATACCATAACATCCGCTTTTGGGGTGACGCGCCGGCTCGGGAAATCGAGGCGATCGTCATGGCGGATATGCCAAAATCGGGAACACGATCGCCGCTTGCCTCGGAACGGCAGCCGGCTGTCTCAAACCTGCTCGCCATATCCGGGGGCGCCGAAGACGGTGCCTTTGGCGCCGGTGTGCTGGTGGGCTGGAGCGATGCGGGCACACGGCCAGTATTCGACCTGGTCACCGGCGTCAGCTCAGGGGCCCTCATTGCTCCGTTTGCATTTCTGGGACGCGATCACGATAGTCAGCTGCGCGAGATTTTTACAAAATACGGCCGAAAGGACATTTTCACCTACAACGTATCGGGATTGCTCGAGGGCTCCTCGTTAACCGACGATGCACCTTTGGCTCGATTGATCGCGAAGTATGTGGACGATTCCTTTCTCCAGGAAATTGCGCGCGAGCGCCTCAAGGGTCGAATTCTGCTGATCGGCACGACCAACCTTGATACGCAACGACCTGTATTGTGGGACATGGGACGCATTGCGATGAGCAACAATCGCGATGCGATCACTCTGTTTCGGAAAATACTACTCGCATCGGCAACCCTCCCAGGGGTTTTTCCGCCTGTCCGAATTCAGGTTCGCGTTGGCGGACAGGACTATGACGAACTGCATGTAGATGGGGGCGTCACCAGACAGGTCTTTATCGCTCCGTCGCTATCTCCGTTTGTTTCCCGCGATCAAAAACCCGGTCGACCGGCGAGGAAGTCGCGATTGTACGTTATTAGAAACGGAAAAATCGATCCCGAATGGCAATCCGTCAATGAGAACGTGTTATCGATTACGCAGCGTTCCATCTCCACGCTTATCAAGAACCAGGGGATTGGAGATCTTTACCGCATCTATTCCGTCACCAAGCGCGAGGGAATAGACTTCAACCTTGCGAGCATTCCATCCGACTTTACCGATACCAGCAAAGAACCGTTCGACCAGAGATATATGATTTCGCTTTTCGATCGCGGCTATGATCTCGCAAGCCACAATTACTCATGGGCGAAGGCGCCTCCAGGGATGGACCTGGCAACTCAGGCTCATAACTAA
- a CDS encoding porin — MKLVKSLFLGSAAGLIAMSGAQAADLPVKAKAVEYVKVCSLYGSGFYYIPGTDTCIRLGGYMRIDTTFNGGGAYNDPSWSGAAGQDTRQRNQYISRVRQDLDIDTRTSTEYGVVRTYFDATFNWTTGTDSIAGGGASAGIYYAFIQFAGFTMGKAVSEFSTPWTGYPGGNLTSYLIGGEDDVTGINQLAYTASFGNGVSGTISLEDSQAYDQSQLLGVVAGAGPAATYNTAATWLSGTGMGNPTNTGTYGSFYGGSAVPDIVGQLRVDQAWGLFQASVAAHDIHASYYIPSNETSGHPSDAWGFAGMLALSIKNIPTGPGDSINIDTTFANGASRYVIGGVSPNSFSMFGGTSAAGAFQSIGFATAADGIFGPGGQIEKTNAWGVRGGYNHNWNPYWSTSLFGSFSALSYNGAGKALFCAGMGTAVLGLGTSYTCNPDFKIAQLGVVTRWTPVQNLTFSGEVLYTQLYQNMSGTTAPVSAGGATPVAVYQFKDQGTVSVGVRAQRNF, encoded by the coding sequence ATGAAGTTGGTTAAGAGCCTTTTCCTCGGCTCAGCGGCGGGTCTGATCGCCATGAGCGGGGCACAGGCGGCCGATCTTCCCGTCAAGGCCAAAGCGGTCGAGTACGTGAAGGTTTGCTCCCTGTATGGTTCGGGTTTCTACTACATTCCGGGCACCGATACCTGCATCAGGCTGGGTGGCTATATGCGTATCGACACCACGTTCAACGGCGGTGGCGCATATAACGATCCGTCATGGAGCGGAGCCGCCGGTCAGGACACCCGGCAACGCAACCAGTACATCAGCCGCGTTCGTCAGGACCTCGACATCGATACCCGCACCTCCACCGAATACGGTGTCGTTCGCACGTATTTCGACGCGACGTTCAACTGGACGACCGGCACAGACTCGATCGCCGGCGGTGGTGCTTCGGCTGGCATCTACTACGCCTTCATCCAGTTCGCAGGCTTCACGATGGGTAAGGCCGTGTCCGAGTTCAGCACGCCCTGGACCGGTTATCCCGGCGGCAACTTGACCTCGTACCTCATCGGCGGTGAGGACGACGTGACAGGCATCAACCAACTCGCCTACACCGCGTCGTTCGGTAACGGCGTGTCGGGTACGATCAGCTTGGAAGATTCGCAGGCCTATGATCAGTCGCAGCTGCTAGGAGTCGTTGCGGGGGCTGGCCCAGCGGCAACCTATAACACTGCTGCAACTTGGCTGTCCGGTACGGGGATGGGTAATCCGACCAATACGGGAACGTACGGCAGCTTCTACGGCGGCTCGGCAGTCCCCGATATCGTCGGGCAGCTCCGGGTGGATCAGGCCTGGGGCCTGTTCCAGGCGTCGGTTGCGGCGCATGATATTCACGCGTCTTATTATATTCCATCCAACGAAACCTCCGGCCATCCCTCCGATGCATGGGGCTTCGCCGGGATGCTGGCGTTGTCGATCAAGAATATCCCGACTGGACCCGGCGACAGCATCAACATCGACACCACCTTTGCAAATGGCGCGTCTCGTTATGTCATTGGTGGCGTTTCCCCGAACTCCTTTTCGATGTTCGGCGGCACCAGCGCTGCCGGTGCCTTCCAGAGCATAGGGTTCGCGACGGCTGCGGATGGTATCTTCGGACCGGGCGGCCAGATCGAGAAGACCAACGCTTGGGGCGTCCGTGGTGGTTATAACCACAACTGGAATCCCTATTGGTCGACTTCGCTGTTCGGCAGTTTCTCGGCCCTTAGCTATAATGGTGCTGGCAAAGCACTGTTCTGTGCAGGCATGGGCACCGCGGTTTTGGGTCTGGGCACGAGCTATACTTGCAACCCGGACTTCAAGATCGCCCAGCTTGGTGTCGTAACCCGCTGGACACCGGTCCAGAACCTGACGTTCTCCGGCGAAGTCCTGTATACGCAGCTGTACCAGAACATGTCCGGGACGACCGCTCCGGTGAGCGCGGGAGGCGCCACGCCAGTAGCAGTCTACCAGTTCAAGGACCAGGGCACCGTATCTGTCGGTGTCCGCGCACAACGCAATTTCTGA
- a CDS encoding MarR family winged helix-turn-helix transcriptional regulator codes for MANRPVSPKRVSSGRSAKGGSQGGANATGQNQDLVREFIWDIVSINTHFEEIRYMLARMLGISGPQWLILMAISDLDRGDGVSVRVVSEKLHVDPSFVTTQSKSLEKHGFMRRITSVDDARVVLMSLTDKACKQIASLSLHQERLNEYIFSELDDRALEDITGKLTVLKNRLEKASLRFAAEI; via the coding sequence ATGGCTAACCGACCGGTTTCCCCCAAGCGAGTTTCATCCGGTCGGTCCGCCAAGGGCGGCAGCCAGGGTGGCGCAAATGCGACAGGTCAAAACCAGGATCTGGTCCGGGAGTTCATTTGGGACATCGTTTCGATCAATACCCACTTCGAGGAAATCCGTTACATGCTGGCGCGGATGCTGGGAATCAGCGGGCCGCAATGGCTGATTCTCATGGCAATAAGTGATCTTGATCGAGGTGACGGGGTATCAGTCAGGGTAGTTTCGGAAAAGCTTCACGTCGACCCGTCGTTTGTTACGACTCAGAGCAAGAGTCTCGAAAAACACGGGTTCATGCGACGGATCACTTCTGTTGACGATGCGCGTGTCGTCTTGATGTCTCTGACGGACAAGGCGTGCAAACAAATTGCGAGTCTTTCCTTGCACCAGGAAAGGCTCAATGAGTACATTTTTTCAGAGCTGGACGATCGCGCGCTCGAAGACATAACGGGCAAACTTACAGTGCTCAAAAATCGTCTTGAGAAGGCCTCGTTAAGGTTCGCGGCGGAAATCTGA
- a CDS encoding EF-hand domain-containing protein, with the protein MTIAVGLLLATAPYASAQSVPTGGAARGPRPTKDAPSTNGPDIWDANHDGIYTCDEWKSYLDRLFNLADRNRDGHLDPSEFAIIRRAGIALADADFGYFDENQDGKITRSEFVDKPSEFILQYDKNGDCRVTPDEMKGANTDQKPTNGRGKKF; encoded by the coding sequence ATGACCATCGCCGTGGGGTTGCTTCTTGCGACCGCACCCTATGCCTCTGCTCAATCCGTTCCGACCGGCGGCGCCGCCCGTGGCCCCCGCCCTACAAAAGACGCCCCGTCGACGAACGGACCCGACATCTGGGACGCCAATCACGATGGCATCTACACCTGCGACGAGTGGAAGAGCTACCTTGATCGGCTATTCAACCTGGCCGATCGCAACCGCGACGGGCATCTCGATCCGTCCGAATTCGCAATCATCCGTCGGGCTGGAATCGCCCTCGCCGACGCGGACTTCGGCTACTTCGATGAGAACCAGGATGGAAAGATCACCCGCAGCGAGTTTGTCGACAAGCCAAGTGAGTTTATTTTGCAGTACGACAAGAACGGTGACTGCCGCGTCACACCGGACGAAATGAAAGGCGCAAACACTGATCAGAAGCCGACGAATGGCAGGGGCAAGAAATTCTGA
- a CDS encoding sterol desaturase family protein — protein sequence MTVAIYFGELIFATALAIVLLATSPLKPSIAAVLFCCGVAAFSLAEYLTHRFVLHSIAPVQHRIHHARPKDAVDKIFWQIWLGFGVFYLMTGADALAGALVDYAWYLLVHYCSHHSPAILPASLLKHHLDHHRFAHRNYGVSTKLWDLVFGTMLR from the coding sequence ATGACCGTCGCCATTTACTTCGGCGAGCTTATTTTCGCGACTGCCCTTGCCATCGTATTGCTGGCTACCTCACCTCTTAAGCCATCCATTGCTGCTGTTCTGTTCTGCTGCGGTGTCGCGGCCTTCTCGCTGGCTGAATACCTCACCCATCGCTTTGTGTTGCATTCCATCGCGCCGGTACAGCACCGGATTCATCACGCACGCCCAAAAGACGCTGTGGACAAGATCTTCTGGCAAATATGGCTAGGCTTCGGCGTGTTCTACTTGATGACGGGAGCCGACGCTCTGGCCGGCGCTCTTGTCGATTACGCATGGTATTTATTGGTCCACTATTGCTCCCATCATAGCCCTGCGATTCTCCCGGCTTCCCTGCTGAAACATCACCTCGACCATCACAGGTTTGCGCACCGAAACTACGGTGTCTCAACAAAGTTGTGGGATCTGGTTTTCGGAACGATGCTTCGGTGA